One Cicer arietinum cultivar CDC Frontier isolate Library 1 chromosome 8, Cicar.CDCFrontier_v2.0, whole genome shotgun sequence DNA segment encodes these proteins:
- the LOC101510869 gene encoding heavy metal-associated isoprenylated plant protein 2-like: protein MVQKTVLKVDIDCLKCKKKLIKTVSSLQGIDKIEADEGKGTLTVTGNADPYEIIVRIRKAVKHAEVVSIGPPPGPAPPKQDAPKKPVENKKSEENKKPDPVTLDQISYVPHMQMPHYYPQYQAQPVAVVHMSRWDEPNTSCTIL, encoded by the exons ATGGTCCAGAAAACTGTTTTGAAGGTTGATATTGATTGTCTCAAATGCAAAAAGAAGCTAATCAAAACTGTCTCTTCTCTTCAAG ggattgataaaattgaagctGATGAAGGGAAGGGAACATTAACTGTAACAGGAAATGCAGACCCATATGAAATAATAGTTCGAATAAGGAAAGCGGTGAAACATGCCGAAGTTGTAAGTATTGGGCCTCCCCCCGGCCCAGCGCCTCCAAAACAGGATGCTCCAAAGAAGCCcgtagaaaataaaaaatccgAAGAAAATAAAAAGCCCGACCCAGTGACTTTGGATCAAATATCTTATGTGCCACATATGCAGATGCCCCATTACTACCCACAATACCAGGCCCAGCCAGTTGCTGTGGTGCACATGTCCAGGTGGGATGAGCCCAACACATCTTGCACTATATTGTGA